One Hordeum vulgare subsp. vulgare chromosome 4H, MorexV3_pseudomolecules_assembly, whole genome shotgun sequence DNA window includes the following coding sequences:
- the LOC123446196 gene encoding CBL-interacting protein kinase 6-like codes for MADQAEGKKGGVLQGRYEMGRVLGHGNFGRVHIARDLRTGRAVAVKVVAKDKVVRAGMVEQIKREIAVMKRVSHPNIVELHEVMATRSKIYLALELVRGGELFARIERSGRVTEDVARRYFRQLISAIDFCHARGVYHRDLKPENLLLDEAGNLKVVDFGLSALADHARADGLLHTLCGTPGYAAPEVLRDKGYDGAKADLWSCGVILYVLLAGSLPFPDNNVVTMYKKAQRGDYRCPPWFSTDARRLIPKLLDPDPTTRITVAQLVETPWFKKTSIAKPVSLGPPADSACAKDAADKDEPEAMNAFHLISLSEGFDLSPLFEGHPASRRREGGMRFATREPATGVVSRLEDVAARGGGRMRVTKSSPGGVRLEGAERGGRKGRLTVAAEIFSVAPSVLVVDVKKDGGDTLEYLSFCCEELRPALQDIVWAADPPASVAIAV; via the coding sequence ATGGCGGATCAGGCGGAGGGGAAGAAGGGCGGGGTGTTGCAGGGGCGCTACGAGATGGGCCGTGTGCTCGGCCACGGCAACTTCGGGCGGGTGCACATCGCGCGGGACCTGAGGACGGGGCGGGCCGTGGCGGTCAAGGTCGTTGCCAAGGACAAGGTGGTGCGCGCCGGCATGGTGGAGCAGATCAAGCGGGAGATCGCCGTCATGAAGCGGGTCTCCCACCCCAACATCGTCGAGCTCCACGAGGTCATGGCCACGCGCTCCAAGATCTACCTCGCCCTCGAGCTCGTCCGCGGCGGGGAGCTCTTCGCGCGGATCGAGCGGTCCGGCCGCGTCACGGAGGACGTCGCGCGCCGCTACTTCCGCCAGCTCATCTCCGCCATCGACTTCTGCCACGCTCGCGGCGTCTACCACCGCGACCTCAAGCCGGAGAACCTGCTCCTCGACGAGGCGGGGAACCTCAAGGTCGTCGATTTCGGCCTCAGCGCGCTCGCCGACCACGCCCGCGCTGACGGGCTTCTCCACACCCTCTGCGGCACGCCGGGCTATGCCGCGCCGGAGGTGCTCCGCGACAAGGGCTACGACGGCGCCAAGGCCGACCTCTGGTCCTGCGGCGTCATCCTCTACGTGCTCCTCGCCGGATCCCTCCCGTTCCCGGACAACAACGTTGTTACCATGTACAAGAAGGCGCAGCGCGGTGACTACCGATGTCCGCCGTGGTTCTCGACGGATGCGCGCAGGCTTATTCCCAAACTGCTCGACCCCGACCCCACCACCCGCATCACCGTCGCGCAGCTCGTGGAGACGCCTTGGTTCAAAAAGACGTCCATCGCCAAGCCTGTAAGTCTTGGGCCGCCAGCTGATTCTGCATGCGCGAAGGATGCCGCTGACAAGGACGAACCCGAGGCGATGAACGCGTTCCACCTGATATCTCTCTCCGAGGGATTCGACCTCTCGCCGCTGTTCGAGGGCCACCCGGCGAGTCGGCGTCGGGAGGGCGGCATGCGGTTCGCGACGCGGGAGCCAGCAACAGGCGTGGTGTCCCGTCTCGAGGATGTCGCTGCGCGTGGCGGCGGGCGGATGCGGGTGACCAAGAGCAGCCCTGGGGGCGTGCGCCTCGAGGGCGCGGAACGCGGCGGGCGCAAGGGCCGGCTCACCGTGGCCGCCGAAATATTCAGCGTGGCTCCTTCGGTGCTCGTGGTCGACGTCAAGAAGGACGGCGGCGACACCCTCGAGTACCTCTCCTTCTGCTGCGAGGAGCTCCGGCCGGCCCTGCAGGACATTGTTTGGGCCGCCGACCCTCCAGCATCGGTCGCCATCGCCGTCTGA